GGCACAGTGTATGACGTGCGGTAAGGCAGCCTGCACGATGCGCCATCTTGGGATCGACTCCAGCGCGGACGTTAGCGAGGGCGACAGTCCGAACTGAATGTTCTGCACAAGCACTTTCTCGAAAGACTgcgaaagagaaaacaaaaagggttCAGTGGGTGTGTGAGTTGATGTGAGGCGTCGCTCACGGATCACAACTTACCTTGCACGCTTCCTTCAGCTCCTGTGGATGAAAGCTTGAATTAGTAAACATGGCTTTGGACCAGTGTTGTTGGTTGTTTGGGCGTTGGGATCGTTTGGATCGAAGTTATCGATATACATATCGTTTTACCGGGGCTCTATTGTACGCTTGCAAGACGTAACAGGGTAACGTACACATGCATGCGTCGCTACAGGATAGAATGGTACTGCCGCTGGCGATAGTTCAAGCAGTTTACAACACGATGATGGTAAAACTATTTCTAATATTTAATTCTACGTAAAGCAACGAATGCGCTGCACATATTTTAAAGGCTAGAATACACAAGCGAGGATTGCATAACGACAGGCGCTTTGTGATTGGGATTGCATACTTTGATGGCTCCGTTTGTATGTACCCCTCAAAGTATGCAATATTCAGCACAAGGTTATGTTTTTACGGCTTTATTGAGAATATATCATGCGGTATGAACAATTTTAGTAGGAAAAATGAAGTAGATTTACTTGTAAAGCACTGCACTACGCATACAAATCGCTACTTTGAAGTTTATGTGACGTGGTGTTTAAAGAAATGGGAATTGGAAAACAGACCGTGTACGTAAATGTCTAATGTGTATGGAGCTATGAAGTGTAGGAAAGAAATACTGCAAATATCGTTACTTCTATTGTGCTGTCTAACAACAACCATCTTATCTACAGATGAAGGTGATAATGGTGATAGTATGAGACGCTCATTTAGACATGTGCTTTACTGACACAGGATGAAAACTTCACATTACTGGACGTATTGGTGGAAAATCCAACTGCTCTAATGGGTAGaggtggagagagagagctacaCAAACAAATGTGGTAATGATAAACTCAAGATAGCAACTACTTGTACACTCGTCAACGCTGTGGCTCTACCGGGCCCTACTAGGTGGATGTGTAATGGCAATCGACAAACAAAATCCAGCACTATCTATTTCCTAGTACCAGAAAgctaagaaaaaataaatactacAAAACGAAGATGTACAAAGCATAAGCTTTTTGCAGCACATTATCCGACATGTACTTATTTACACTTACATGGTGTCCTGGTGCGTGTTGACAGAACTATCGTACACCAAAATTTTGTATTGCATCGTTCGAATTGAGTATttagcatttttgttttgtttttttaatgttattttaGTTGTGTAGTTGTTTGTTGGATTACACCATGAGCACAAggagtgtttgtttatttggaaGGACGCATGGGTGGTTgatgtttttgtatttgttttaagtGTCGGTTTcagttgttgatgttgttgtttgttgttgtttagggggttttggtttttggcaCACATGATGACAATagcgacacgcacacacacacacagaaagagagaaagagataaggatatggtgtttttttttgttctcgttttttgtgttttggttttggcggaaaggaaaaaagaaaaaagaagcaataaAACCAACATCAATTCACACGGCTATATGTTCAATATGTTTGAggggtatgtttttttgtatatttgtaATATGGGCATGAAAAAtgcgattttttaaatgtatattTGTAATGCAATTTTGAACCTGTCCTGTCCGTCACCACCGCTTCGTTTTTTTCCATATTATTTACACCGATTTGTCACACTGTTAACACACATATGGAACAATTAGAGAGCTTGAGAGCgctatttgtttatgtttgcttgttggtaaataaacaaatacgtCGAAACACGAATAATTCACATAGAACAGAATGGAATGTTAAAGCAAATTTTAATATGGTTGATCGCTTTGTTTTATCAAATTAAAGCTCGAAACAAGAGCTGAACTGAAAACGTGACGCTCGTTGCCACATGAAATACGAgaactcactctctctctgtctctctgtcacTCTCTATCTCGTATGATTATTTACAATTTGCATTCTTGCACACCGGACGCAGATGGTGATGATAGTTAGTGATAATAATTCACTGTGGGAATGACGTTCCCTTTTCTTCCAGATAGGAAGAACTGTGTTGGACCGTGTTCGGCAACGTGTTACGTACCATGCAGCTAGCCTCGTGCAGCTTGCCCAGCTTCGGCCGGATGAAGGGCGCTATCTGTTGCCACAGGAACGTCTGCACCGGCACCGGGACGCCCAGGTCCTGCAGGCCCTCGTCGATGGGATTGGTGGACGAAGCGTTCGCCATGGTTTAGCGTAGCGTAGATAACGGGGATGACGAAGAGCACTGTCGAAACGAGGTAAAGGACATAAGTTATGTAGCTCAACCGAAAGCCCTCAAACAACTCTCGACAGTAATGTTCTTGCACACATAAAATCGGATTAAATTTCacacactcccccccccccccccctttaaTAGAGCTCCAATAAAGTACGTAAACATTGTTCCCACGGAAGCAGCCTCCAATAACGAGATAATTAACTTTTCGGTCCCCCGGACTCGATGGTTGGCATCAACTTTCAACTGCACTAATAAACACCGCGTTTCGGTGCCATCGTTCGGCACAGCGCCACCCCGTGCCACCGGTGCCCAAAGAACAACAAATTAATTTATCTTCAATCATGAAGCCGCCACCGACCACGGTAATTGCATTCGGGCATGCTATCATCCGGTGCCAAGTTTCCCAGGCCAAACATGCGCCGTACCGCTTTGCGACCGAAACCGCATTCATCAAGTAGTTGAACTGTCCAGCCACTAGTTGACACACATgcatatacattttttttttcaccccccCACCCAGCCCTGTATACACTTGAACCTGTTGAGCTGGTAGCGGTCGTACAACTCCAACCGAATGGGAGGGTATTttacaaaacaagcaaaaagcaaacgaaaatcacaaaatttttgGCACCCAACATAAAGCttcatttttgtgtgtctcattcgttcaatttttcttgctgGTTTTTCTATGAGCAAATTGCCACACCGCCACCAATACCCGCACAGCAACAGATGGGGCCGCATCGTTTATGCGCTCGCGCTCGTTCCGGGGGTAATGAAATGCGAGGGATTATCTGATTCGATTTTCATCGATtatgtcccccccccccaggttTATGGTtttcttctccccccccccactccagATCGTAGCGTTTTATTCATCTCGGGCAAAACTGGCACTGACAATTGCATTGAAAAGTAGTTGCTGCCCGTTGGTATTGGTTACCGTGGCACGGCCGcctgtgctgttgctgctcgaTGTTGTGATGCCGTACTGGGCGCCTCCACCATCGATGGAGAAGCGGAGTGTGGCGTGCagttcggtgtgtgtgtttgtgtgtgtgtgcccagTTGGAGCAAACCCGAGAGAGCGCTAGCAAGTGTCAAATTCAACAGCTGATTTTATCGATCCAGGTTGCTTTTATCATTCGCTGGCTGGAGATTTCGTCGTTTCCGTGAGCGTAACTGTGCGCGATGCTTGTGCTTggggtgttctttttttcctcccctggTGCTCAGTTTTCCTTCGCAGCACGGAAACGTTGCTGTGCGCGTGATGCGTTTTACatgccatacacacacacacacacacacgttcgtCCAGCAGAGCAGGTTAGAGGGACCGATAGATGGATGGATCTGGCCGTGTATGACCTGCCCCCCACCTCCATAGGTGGGGCACCCCGAAATCGGGTGAAATTGGGGCGAGAGAAGGGCGAGAGCAACTCTTCTTCGGGGAGTGGTTCAATTTTTACTGTCTGTTGAGCATAAAAGTTTTATGTAACACACACGGCCTTCACGGGGCACTACTACTCGCTACTTCTAATCCCGTCGTTGTTTTTTGATAGCGCGTAGGGTGGGCGGTGGTTATTGTTTGCCAGCACTTTCACTTCCCAGCGGTCATTCACTTGGATCAAATTCGATTTTTATCACCGCTCAAGTCTAATCAAATCTTGCAACATTCGCACGGATTTGGAAGCGTTTTTTAACTCTTTAACGCGTTAGCGCTGAAAGGAGGCGCTTTTTACAGAAGCGAGATAAGAGCCATCGCCATTACAACTTCCCGTCCGCCATATTAGAAAACACGGAAGTGATGGacaagaggggggggggggaaactgACTTGGGAAAATTTTCACCAGCATCACTGCACACGATTTTGTCACAGCattttttgcacaatttttcgCGATTTTTCGCAACCACCCGTTCGTTCCAGTAAGGTAAGCAGCTGGAGAGAACATTATATAACCATTACACCGTGCAGATAAAATCGctgccacatacacacacgcgcgcccaCGGTCTGACATGGATATTTGCTTGTAATTTTTATCACGCaagcacacacgcatacacacacgcgcacacacttgACCACGTCCGCACATTTTCCCTGGCCAGCAAATTGCAGCTTCAATCCGATCCAAAAGGGATTGACTTACACTTACCGAAATGTGTGTGCACAGGCAAAAACAGAAGCACGGTTACATGATGGAATGGAGAAGGAAACTGAAACCAGTAAACTGCACAGTCCAACGTTCCCCCTCTTTataggaagggggggggggggctgaaAAAACGGTGAAACGGTAGAGTGAACCCGCCAGCTAGAGCGAAGGCAAAACACACCCCCGTCCCGGGACGATGTAATGGCTGCACTGTGTGCGCTGCACGGCTACGGTTTTGCTGGAAAAATTGTTGAATCTGTGCCTGCAAACGCTGAAACGTCGAGTTTCGCtcgctcgttcgctcgctcgctcgcgcgtGGTTCCGCTCGCTCGCAGTAAGTGGGTCCGCGCCGGCGCACTTGCACCCCCCCCGACTTGGCTCCCGATTTTGGAGCgttttatttacaaacaaatgcaCGTGATTTCGGCCGATGCTGCCGTTGCCGTGGACTTGGTGCCGGCTGTTTGACGCTTCCCTGGCGGTCctcgtgagagagagagagcgagagcgagcgaaAAGAGAAGCTTTACTCAGCCGGAAATATAGAGCAgctggggaggggaggggaggggaagCACAGTGATTGAAGCgagagtgacattttgcagggATAAGTCAGTTCGGAGATAACGATAAGCAGGACAATTGACATGCCCTCCGATCCAATGACAACACGTACCACATTACTTCGGGAGCAACTGTcagtttgaaattgaaaagcaaACGGCCATTTTAAAATGGTGCATCACTTTCACGCTTTTCGTTGCGGTGCGCAGCTTTATTGCGAGCAGtacaaaattacaaaattacaCAAGCAATGGAATGTACGTTCAGACAACGGCTTTCGGGTCGTCGCCCGACGGCGTACTGCCACCACCCTTGTCACTCGCCTCCCTCGGTTCGTCCTTCACGAGCGCTTCCAGCGCCTTCGGCGCATTGCGCTTCGGCAGCACGAGCGCCTTCTGCCGGGCCGGCATCGCGTCCAGCAGCCCCTGCTCCATCAGCTTGTTGTGGATGGGCACGCGGGACAGCAGGTGCTGGGGCAGCACGTCCGCCTCCTTGAAGTCGTGATAGTGCTCGCGCTTGTAGCTCTGCACCGTCTTGAGCAGCGGGAGGATCGGCCGGCCCTTCACCTTCGCGTCGCTGATCAGATCCTGCGCGTACTGCAGGAAGTGGCGGTTCTCCTTGTCCGCGTGCTCCTTCGCGTACCGCAGCTCGGCCGCCGTGTCCGCCTCGCGCCGCTCGCGCACCTCCTTCTCCACCATCTGGCCGAGCAGCAGCTTGCGCTGGGCGTACGTCTTCACCGTCTTGTCCGCCACCTTGTGCCGGTCGAACCCGAACGTGACGTCGATGTTGCGCAGCCGCTCCTCGTACTCGCGGCGCGTCAGCACCGCCTCCTCCGCCTcccgctgccgctgccactCGATCTCGTCCAGGTGGGCCTGCATGCGGGCCGCCCGcagctggcgctgctgctccGTCTGCTCCCGCTCCTTGATCGACGCGAGGCGGTCCTTCTCCTCGGCCGCCCGCGCCTGGTTGCGCTCCTCTTGCGCGAGGGCCGCCCGCTGCCGCTCGATCGCGTCCACCAGCTGGTGCGAGTTGTCCCGAAATCGGTGCTTGTTCACGTGTATCGCCTGCTTGAAGCTGGCAATGTTCTGCTGCCCCTCGCAGTAGATCTGCAGCAGCGCGTCCTCGATCTCCGACTCGCGGCGCAACCGGGTGCGTCTGTCCTCCGCCATCCGGATCGCTTCCAGCGCGTTCTTGCGCCGCATCTCCTTGCTCGCCTCCAGGGCCGCCCGgtcctgctcctgctgccgGCGCATCTCGCCCTCGATCACCTCCAGGCTTTGCTGCTCCTCCGCGATCAGCTCCTGCTTGCGCTGGCGCTGCAGCTGCTGGTTGCGGATCATCGTTTCCTTCAGCTCGCGCTTGTAGTTGTCGAAGCGCTGCCGATCCTCGAGCAGCCGGTCGCCGTGCGACTTCAGCCAGTGGTTCGCCTGCGACAGGGTTTGCGTGTCGACCGACTGCTTGCGCATCTGCTGGAGCTGCTCCTGCTCCAGCCGGAACTGGCGCTGCATCTCCCGGCCCTTCAGCACCTCGCAGAACTTGGCCGCACTCTCCAGCACCCGCGGGCCCACCTTGTCCTTCTGGATCAGATCCTCCGCCTTTTGTATCAGCTCCCGGCGCTTGATCTCGTCCGCCGCCTTCAGCTCACGGTAGTGACGTTGGTCTGTTGGAACATTCACaacaaacaagaacaaaaacaccattcttagcatcacaaaaaaaagccccatcATCTTCCCTGCACTCCTATCCAACACACCTTCCTCCACCTTGGCCTTGTCGCGGCGCAACCGCTCCGCCTCCTTCTTGTCCCGTATGTTCTGCACCGTGTTCTCCCACGTGCTGGTCATCTTCTTTGACCCGTTCTTGAGGTACTCGCGGAACTCGCGCTCCTGCTGGCACAGCACCTCCGTTTCCTTCTCCGCCGGGCTGACCACCTTCTTCCACATCTGCTCCCACTTGGCACTGCTCAGCAGGACCGCCTTGTTGGCGTAGCTCGGCCGGTGTGACTTCGGTTCCGTCTGCTGGTACAGCTCCTTTATCATTCTGGAACCGCTGGTCACTGCTCCGTCCGTGGCGCACTGTGCCGAGTCCCTGGTGCTGGAGAGCCTCGAGCGCTGTCGAGCCCGAAACGATGCGCCGATACCGATTTGGCTCGATAAACAGGTTACCAATGGACACCGACCGCACCACCGTTGCCATGCGGGCTCTGTTGTTGTGGAGGGGTGAAAGCggcggcatactggaaagagCAATAATATATATCTCCCCCATCCTCGTTCAAAAACAGGGACACTTGATAGACAGAGGCATATATTCCCAGCCGTGGTGCATTGCCGTCGGTCGGTGTATGTTAGGCCGTCGATTGTGGCGCTTCCTCGCAGCTGCATTCTGCATTCTGGCATCGATCTAGCGGCGTACATGCAACATGCACCATCGATTGCTGTGCTTGGTTTGGTAATGAAATTGCAGTGGCGGAAATGCTTCTTATGCTGTTGCATAAATTGGGCCTTTAACCTTGCTTCCGTTGGAGGTTGAAGTTGTTTTTGGCTTGCATACAGCTTAAAGCTGACGAGTAAGTGATTGGTTTTGAGCGAAATGTTTCCTCAGCATTATGTTAGAATCCAAAATGTATTTAATGCGACAATGTGGACTCACTAAACAGGTTAGATGAGGAGTTTTTGGAAGGGACACCAAGGTACTAAAGCAATTACACCATTAGAATGCATGAAAACCTAGCTCCAACCAAGATGGATGATATTTGGACATGTACTTTCGGTTTGTCTGGCGCCATCGCCAATGACGTGCCTAAGCCCCCGCGTCTAATTGGTTTATTTAAAGTACCATTCCTCCATAAATGGCTTGTAGTCTTTTTGCTTTACTCATCTTCATCATGCATCAAGCTTAAACCCGTAACAAACGCATTGCCATTACACGTAACAGCCGTAACTAAGCGTAACACAGCGACGGAGCTGGGGCATTTCAATATTTCACTTAAATTTGTCATGTTTTCAGGACAATTTTCAACCCCTCGTAACAAACGGTTATTTTTCCGCTTTCCATTTTTGGATagcactctctctcccttcgcCATGGGAGGGGTGAATGGGAGTCgtagaagtaaaaaaaataaaattgataattTAGGTTGCGGACAAACTGTGTCATCGCAAAGCGCCAATCTGGTACGGACGGCTGGGGTCGTTACCGACGTAggtcagattttttttgcgtgtgtgtgtgtgtgtgtgtgtgtgtgagagtgctGGGTGGGTCTCTGCCGCGCTGATAAGAGCTGCCACGTCGCTGCCCAAGCCCTCCCATGGTGTCAGTTTGGGAGGCCTTTCCCCGTCACTGCCTATTTCTATCGTTTGCTGCGTCGATGCGTACGCGTGTGAGTGCGAAGCTGGCGGTTACTTTCTTCTACTTTCCTCACCGTACCGAGGATCGAGCACctctgctgcttcttcttcttcttgctcttTCGGTGTGTGCCGGACGACCTCCATTTTTTCGACCGGCTTCAAACCACTGTGCAACGGTGTGTGCGACGCGCTCGCCCGATAGGGAAGGATTATTTATAGAATCTGTGCTACGCAATTTTTGCCTCAGCGTTTCACCGCAACCGCctttgcacacacgcacaccaagaTCGTGGGggagcacacaacacacacggtGAATCACGGAGGTATTATTTTCGTACATTCCGTGCCACCGTGTAGACAGCAcgggtgtgtttgtatgcCCGTGCGTACTAAAACCGAGCATCAAAAATCCGCCCGGGTTCACATTGCGGCCAGAACTGAATGGGATTGGTCGGCAGGTTTTTGATGaggtttgggtgtgtgtgtgtgtgtgtgtgtgggatgggGGAGAGGGGTGCCCTTTTGCTTCTGTGCTCGGTATTTTCCGCTTTCCACCCAAGTGTGTGGGAGGATGTGCACAGCAGCATGCGCTCGTATTATTACATCGGttacaggtgtgtgtgtggacgagTCGGCAAGCTCTACGTGACGTTGATCGCGGGTGCCAACGTAGTAGAAGGAGATGGCGATAGGAATTCTTTTGGGAGCCGAGTGAAGATGTCCAGCCGAAAGCAacttcagctttttttttgcttccttcgctTCGATGTGATTTAATTTGTCTTCATATATCATCCAACCCGGTTAGGGCATGCGACAGCCTCAGCCTCACCAATGCTCGCACGCCTTCTCATTAATGGGTGGACATTTATTTTTGCACCATCACACGATCGCGTTTCAACTGCATATCCAAGCGTACTCGGGTCCATATTTCCTCCATCGAGCGGCAATTAATGGGCACCTCTGATGCGGAGGACGACTCAGCAGTGTCCAATCGAATGTGCAGAGAGTGCTGTAGGAAGCaacattaattaaattacaGCTGACCAGTAGTGTGGAAAgcttcggtttcggtttcTAAATATATTGTGTCCGAGGCGCATCGACTGTGGCGTGAGACTGGCTGCAATCGGTTATGTTTGTGATGGTTGGTTCAGCTTAGAACTGGTTGGAAACTGTTGCTTGCATTTCAATTTGTATAATTTACATCTTTACGCTCGTTGCCATTAAATGTGTCCCTCTAAAGTGTCAGTTTTGATGTCGTTGCCATCAATTTGCTTCCAAAATTAGTGAATTTAAGTtcaaataaatgaaaagaCACGAACACAGTATGATGAACATTGAGAATTTGAACCTTTCAGTGGAGTCCGCTTAATTGACATGCatttaatgaataaaaatctCCTTCAAAATaagctaataataataataataataataataataataataataataataataataataataataataataataataataataataataataataataataataataataataataataataataataataataataataataataataataataataataatattaataataataataataataataataataataataacaataataataataataataataataataatccgccgaaaacaaaatatttttataaattctGCATGAATTCATCATGATTTCTACTAAATTCAAAACCTACGGACAAAAATAAGAGCGTTAGAGGCAAAGATTGATGCATCGGTCAAACATTTGAACTTTAGAGTCAACATTTAGCCACAAACGTTTGTCTATACGCATATGTTTGGTCGTTTAATACGGGTTTTGAAGACGTTCTTTTCGAATAACAGGTGTCTGTTTAGGAACTGTTTAATatcataaataattaaaacataaatccAATAACTTACAATTTAAGTTCAAAATTCACACACCTAAAGCTACTCGAGGGTCTTTTCATGTAGAGGTGGAAAACCACCAGCAACTTGTTTACGTTTCGCACATTTTttaaagtgatttttttttttacctctgCCATGCCCAACACGCCAAGGCCAAATGCCTCACTATGTATGTTTGCGTTTCTCCCGACCAACCATCGTTCCCACCGTTGAAGAAATATTATAATGCTACTTATTCTTGGGCAGCAACCGAaatttccaaacaaaaaaacaaaaaaaaaaacgccatcaTCCATCATAACGCCCTTTACCCCCGAATAATGCGGTTGCACTTTGCCATCCGAGCGACGATCGCAGTACATTCCGATGCAACCAATCATCTTCATTCCGGGCAGATGGCCCAAcatagctgctgctgctgctgctgttgcccgATGCCGATGCCAAGGATGCGATCGTCATCCATCCTCCTTTGTCCCCTTGCactaccccctccccctctcccaTTGCAAcgctgtgttgtgtttttggcCATAGACTCTCGTAAAAATAGTCGCTGGTCGACGATCGGCTCAGATCCAGAACACTCCGTCAATGGGGAGAGCGGCGCAAAGCGGGAGTGGTAGCGGCGGGTCTGTTCTTCCCTGCCGATAACTACTAgccccatgtgtgtgtgtgtgtgtgtgtgtgtgtgtgtgtgtgtgtgtgtgtgtgtgtgtgtgtgtgtgtgtgtttgccatgGTACGGCCAGTGCGGCACAGTTTGCCTTCGGGATTAAAAATAGACCAGCGAGCGCGCGGTGGCACCGAACGCCCAAGCCGGCTTAGAGATGCTTAGGGAGGATGCAAACGGTCGACGAGTCCGTTTCTGGGCAAATGCGGGGCCTTTCGCCGGCCGTCTGCGGGAATGAGGAAGTGAGACAGACAACGGCAAAGAGCAGTTGTGCATGGGAGCGGGAAAAGATAGGAACGATTACGCACACCTTTGGTTCGCTAAATAGCACAAAACGCTGTTACGAAAGCGAGAGAAAACATCGCCTCCCGCCCCAGAAACACAGCGCGCAGAAAAACAAGTCCCACCAACCCTAGACGACGGCGGTTCAAAAGGGGAGGGGGACGACGACGGGGACTAGCCCGAAAATGTCCGTTGGAAACGCCACCCCATCATCGTCGTGTCTAATGGCTTGACCAACACACACTGGCGAACAGTGCCAAGGAACCCCACCCCCCACCCTTCCTCTGCCGCGTGGACGGGACAGAGATGGGCGAGAACGGTGTGCGCGCACACCAACGGCGCGCGTGCAGGGCGCATGTCCGACGGTCGGGCGCACCCGACAGGGAAGCGCAGCGGGACCGACCGATCGGTCGGGGTCGGGCCACCGTCTACCCAACCTGCGAATGCTAAATATAATTCGTGAATGTGATCACTTCAGTGCTCTGTGAACAGTGGTTTGGAAAAGTACGCAGTTGAGTCCGAGTCGGTCCGCGAGCTACACAAGATCACAAAATGGTGAGTTTGGCGCAAAGGCATCCAAAGGGAGTTGATGTCTTGCTACAGCGCTGCATCCAAAGTATTGGTTGGAGAATACACGCGCAACGTCTGATTGTTTGTCTGAATTGGAAGACTTGCTGTTCGATTTGATTCAGTGCTGACCGACTGATAAGTGTGATAGCAAAAGACGCGAAAGTACGAAATACGCTGCTGTGTGGTTTAGAAGTTTAGAAGCGAAGAAACGGAATGGAAGTTCCCGTTTGGTGTGACCTTATATGGCAGTCGCTAGATGACTCTAGCCCCTCCGCCCCAGCAATAGGCATGCGCACGCAGAAAATGAAGTTGCTAACGTTGGTTtctatctttctttttctccctgTCTTTGGGGGACACTTTTTCCCCCATTCCCGGCCGCGGTATCCCGGTATTCCCTGAACATCTGGCTGCATATCCGTTCCCCGCTGTCAGGCCCACGATCTGAAGGATGTTGAAATTGAGAGTGAGTAGTGTGCTAGTAGCCAGGAGTGTACAGTGGTGGTGGTTatggatggtttttgtttttactaacGCCGTGTTAACGCACCTCTTGCAGAGGCGCAGTTCGTCTTCTCCGTCTACGATTGGGAAGGTTCCGGCCAGATGGATGCCATGGATCTTGGCAACGCTCTTCGCGCCCTGAACCTGAACCCAACCATCGAGCTGATCGGCAAGATGGGCGGCACCCAGAAGCGCGGTGAGAAGAAGATCAAGTTCGAGGAATTCCTGCCAATCTTCTCGCAGGTCAAGAAGGAGAAGGAACAGGGCTGCTTCGAGGACTTCCTGGAGTGTCTGAAGCTGTACGACAAGAATGAGGATGGCACCATGCTGCTCGCAGAACTGACCCACAGCTTAACGGCTCTCGGTAAGTGGACGGGAGGGCTGCTAATGACGTTCGCCCAGGGAGTCAAACGTTAACCGACTGTATTTGCATCCCTGTCGTAGGTGAGCGACTGGATGATGTGGAGCTGgagaacgtcatgaaggactGCATGGACCCGGAGGATGATGACGGCAACATCCCATACGCACGTAAGTATCGCCACCAAGATCTtcccatatatatatatatatatatatatatatatacttcaGACTGTGTCTGTCAGCGTTGTCAGTGCCTGTTGAAGGCCAGTACTCTTGGGATCTAGGGGGAAAGCCTGGGAATCTGTGCTAATTACGACCATCTATATCTATTTACATGTACATGTATCCGACACACTGGAACAAAACTGTTTGTAACCTCGTCATCACGTATTCCGTATTCCCCCCATCCTGTTGTGTTATACCACGAACCTAAATGTGACACACACCTTCCATGTTGTACGTAAAACCATGAATGTATGTAACGAATCGGACGGAACTTCAATCGGCGCCCAACAGCGTTCCTCAAGAAGATGATGGACAACATGGTCGTCATTGACCACGTCAAGTAAATTCGTCGCTAACTCAATTGTGTACTTTTCAAAAGTCTCCACTTAATATGTCATCAtacaagcaaacacacacaaaagagtATTCGTAAgtatatgttttaaaatacttTGTTTCGCTTATGCGCTTGCTCCTCGTCGGCTGCATGAGGAATTCATCTCCACCATCtttaaaaaccacacacacgaacaccaAACTCTCCTGTGCTAAT
This is a stretch of genomic DNA from Anopheles merus strain MAF chromosome 2R, AmerM5.1, whole genome shotgun sequence. It encodes these proteins:
- the LOC121587977 gene encoding myosin light chain alkali isoform X1 is translated as MAHDLKDVEIEKAQFVFSVYDWEGSGQMDAMDLGNALRALNLNPTIELIGKMGGTQKRGEKKIKFEEFLPIFSQVKKEKEQGCFEDFLECLKLYDKNEDGTMLLAELTHSLTALGERLDDVELENVMKDCMDPEDDDGNIPYAPFLKKMMDNMVVIDHVK
- the LOC121587974 gene encoding trichohyalin isoform X2, which translates into the protein MIKELYQQTEPKSHRPSYANKAVLLSSAKWEQMWKKVVSPAEKETEVLCQQEREFREYLKNGSKKMTSTWENTVQNIRDKKEAERLRRDKAKVEEDQRHYRELKAADEIKRRELIQKAEDLIQKDKVGPRVLESAAKFCEVLKGREMQRQFRLEQEQLQQMRKQSVDTQTLSQANHWLKSHGDRLLEDRQRFDNYKRELKETMIRNQQLQRQRKQELIAEEQQSLEVIEGEMRRQQEQDRAALEASKEMRRKNALEAIRMAEDRRTRLRRESEIEDALLQIYCEGQQNIASFKQAIHVNKHRFRDNSHQLVDAIERQRAALAQEERNQARAAEEKDRLASIKEREQTEQQRQLRAARMQAHLDEIEWQRQREAEEAVLTRREYEERLRNIDVTFGFDRHKVADKTVKTYAQRKLLLGQMVEKEVRERREADTAAELRYAKEHADKENRHFLQYAQDLISDAKVKGRPILPLLKTVQSYKREHYHDFKEADVLPQHLLSRVPIHNKLMEQGLLDAMPARQKALVLPKRNAPKALEALVKDEPREASDKGGGSTPSGDDPKAVV
- the LOC121587974 gene encoding trichohyalin isoform X1, giving the protein MQQHKKHFRHCNFITKPSTAIDGACCMYAARSMPECRMQLRGSATIDGLTYTDRRQCTTAGNICLCLSSVPVFERGWGRYILLLFPVCRRFHPSTTTEPAWQRWCGRCPLVTCLSSQIGIGASFRARQRSRLSSTRDSAQCATDGAVTSGSRMIKELYQQTEPKSHRPSYANKAVLLSSAKWEQMWKKVVSPAEKETEVLCQQEREFREYLKNGSKKMTSTWENTVQNIRDKKEAERLRRDKAKVEEDQRHYRELKAADEIKRRELIQKAEDLIQKDKVGPRVLESAAKFCEVLKGREMQRQFRLEQEQLQQMRKQSVDTQTLSQANHWLKSHGDRLLEDRQRFDNYKRELKETMIRNQQLQRQRKQELIAEEQQSLEVIEGEMRRQQEQDRAALEASKEMRRKNALEAIRMAEDRRTRLRRESEIEDALLQIYCEGQQNIASFKQAIHVNKHRFRDNSHQLVDAIERQRAALAQEERNQARAAEEKDRLASIKEREQTEQQRQLRAARMQAHLDEIEWQRQREAEEAVLTRREYEERLRNIDVTFGFDRHKVADKTVKTYAQRKLLLGQMVEKEVRERREADTAAELRYAKEHADKENRHFLQYAQDLISDAKVKGRPILPLLKTVQSYKREHYHDFKEADVLPQHLLSRVPIHNKLMEQGLLDAMPARQKALVLPKRNAPKALEALVKDEPREASDKGGGSTPSGDDPKAVV
- the LOC121587977 gene encoding myosin light chain alkali isoform X2, producing MAHDLKDVEIEKAQFVFSVYDWEGSGQMDAMDLGNALRALNLNPTIELIGKMGGTQKRGEKKIKFEEFLPIFSQVKKEKEQGCFEDFLECLKLYDKNEDGTMLLAELTHSLTALGERLDDVELENVMKDCMDPEDDDGNIPYAPFLQRLCDHKP